The genomic region ctttttttcttttgaatattattagGTGGAAATATTCGAATGAGAgaattaaaacaaaatatcAAAGTGGTCGGATCAGCATATGAACCAACCCCAGGTGTAAACGAGAAAGTATACGACGGTCAAATTATACGTTTAGgtagataaaaaaaaaaaaaaacaaataaataaatatatacatatattacatatatacatatatatatgt from Plasmodium reichenowi strain SY57 chromosome Unknown, whole genome shotgun sequence harbors:
- a CDS encoding cytosolic glyoxalase II: VLKRIETTNVELEYVLCTHHHYDHSGGNIRMRELKQNIKVVGSAYEPTPGVNEKVYDGQIIRL